In the genome of Halostella limicola, one region contains:
- a CDS encoding FAD-dependent oxidoreductase produces the protein MSDQPHVEIYTKEDCSYCEKAKDLFDAKGVEYEEYNVTGDEDLFEEMLERADGRQTAPEVFIDDELIGGWDDTSALDETGELDEKLGIADESGGDDGVEHRKLIVAGTGIAGLTAAIYSARSNNEPLVVEGDEPGGQLTLTTDVENYPGFPEGISGPDLINDMKEQARKFGAETINGVIESVDDSSRPYRVELTNGDVYTTDAFIAASGASARTLGVPGEDELMGYGVSTCATCDGAFFRGEEMLVIGGGDAAMEEADFLTKFASKVYIAHRREEFRAEDYWVDRVQEKVDEGEIEILKNTELTEIHGSAEDGVDRATLVEHPEGHPTEKLDDPETEEYDLDVGAVFLAIGHTPNTGYLEETDVELDDTGYIQTEGGKGGGQTKTGVPGIFGAGDVVDYHYQQAVTAAGMGCKAALDADDYLETLEPTGAEASTDAAVEADD, from the coding sequence ATGAGCGACCAGCCTCACGTGGAGATATATACGAAAGAGGACTGTTCTTACTGCGAGAAGGCGAAGGACCTGTTCGACGCCAAGGGCGTCGAGTACGAGGAGTACAACGTCACCGGCGACGAGGACCTGTTCGAGGAGATGCTCGAGCGCGCCGACGGCCGCCAGACCGCGCCCGAGGTGTTCATCGACGACGAGCTCATCGGCGGCTGGGACGACACCAGCGCGCTCGACGAGACCGGCGAGCTCGACGAGAAGCTCGGCATCGCCGACGAGAGCGGCGGTGACGACGGCGTCGAGCACCGCAAGCTGATCGTCGCCGGCACCGGCATCGCGGGGCTGACCGCGGCCATCTACTCCGCCCGCTCGAACAACGAGCCGCTGGTCGTCGAAGGCGACGAGCCCGGCGGCCAGCTCACCCTTACCACGGACGTCGAGAACTACCCCGGCTTCCCCGAGGGGATCAGCGGTCCGGACCTCATCAACGACATGAAGGAGCAGGCCCGGAAGTTCGGCGCCGAGACGATAAACGGCGTCATCGAGTCCGTCGACGACTCCTCGCGGCCATACCGCGTCGAGCTGACCAACGGCGACGTGTACACGACCGACGCCTTCATCGCCGCCAGCGGCGCGAGCGCCCGCACGCTCGGCGTCCCCGGCGAGGACGAACTGATGGGCTACGGCGTCTCTACCTGCGCAACCTGCGACGGCGCGTTCTTCCGCGGCGAGGAGATGCTGGTCATCGGCGGCGGCGACGCCGCGATGGAGGAGGCCGACTTCCTCACCAAGTTCGCCTCGAAGGTGTACATCGCCCACCGCCGCGAGGAGTTCCGCGCGGAGGACTACTGGGTCGACCGCGTACAGGAGAAGGTCGACGAGGGCGAGATCGAGATCCTGAAAAACACGGAACTGACGGAGATCCACGGCTCCGCCGAGGACGGCGTCGACCGCGCGACGCTCGTCGAGCACCCCGAGGGCCACCCCACGGAGAAGCTCGACGACCCCGAGACCGAGGAGTACGACCTCGACGTGGGCGCCGTCTTCCTCGCCATCGGCCACACGCCGAACACCGGGTATCTGGAGGAGACGGACGTCGAACTGGACGACACCGGCTACATCCAGACCGAGGGCGGCAAGGGCGGCGGCCAGACGAAGACCGGCGTTCCCGGCATCTTCGGCGCGGGCGACGTCGTCGACTACCACTACCAGCAGGCCGTCACCGCGGCCGGCATGGGCTGCAAAGCCGCCCTCGACGCCGACGACTACCTCGAAACGCTCGAACCGACGGGGGCGGAGGCGTCCACGGACGCGGCGGTCGAAGCGGACGACTGA
- a CDS encoding DUF357 domain-containing protein → MAADLEEKTNRYHDLLSEALDAAEVAPPADTPMGEAAAECLEMAESYLDDGRHFRENGDLVNALAAFSYGHAWLDAGARVGLFDVPTEGHLFTV, encoded by the coding sequence ATGGCCGCCGATCTGGAGGAGAAGACGAACAGGTACCACGACCTACTCTCGGAGGCGCTCGACGCGGCCGAAGTGGCGCCGCCCGCGGACACGCCGATGGGGGAGGCGGCCGCGGAGTGTCTGGAGATGGCCGAGTCCTACCTCGACGACGGCCGGCACTTCCGTGAGAACGGCGACCTCGTCAACGCGCTCGCCGCGTTCTCGTACGGTCACGCGTGGCTGGACGCCGGCGCGCGCGTCGGGCTGTTCGACGTTCCGACGGAGGGCCACCTCTTCACGGTCTGA
- a CDS encoding ferritin-like domain-containing protein: MRDTSDGEHTPPHEIVAHVKDTLDDFGSTRRSFLAGTGTILGAGALSGTALAGGDDDEHGDGHGGDNGDDGMSGMTDVDILNYALTLEHLEDVFYREGLERYTKDEVMHSSVYQHRFGEFIQDDLYANLELVGEHESTHVEALTATIEELGGEPVPECTYDFGYSTFHEFLDTAALLENTGVKAYNGALAMIEDPALQTTGATIATVEGRHASYLNLLTGEVPFPAAFDEAAPMEDILEAAGGFITECPDGMEMDDSSNGDDDH, from the coding sequence ATGAGAGACACCTCTGACGGGGAGCACACGCCCCCGCACGAGATCGTTGCACACGTCAAAGACACGCTCGACGACTTCGGCAGCACTCGCCGAAGCTTCCTCGCCGGCACCGGGACGATCCTGGGCGCGGGAGCGCTCTCTGGCACGGCGTTAGCCGGGGGAGACGACGACGAGCACGGCGACGGACACGGCGGCGACAACGGCGACGACGGCATGAGCGGCATGACTGACGTCGACATCCTCAACTACGCACTCACGCTGGAGCACCTGGAGGACGTGTTCTACAGGGAGGGGCTGGAGCGCTACACCAAGGACGAGGTGATGCATTCGAGCGTCTATCAGCATCGCTTCGGTGAGTTCATCCAGGACGACCTGTACGCGAACCTCGAACTCGTCGGCGAGCACGAGTCGACGCACGTCGAGGCGCTGACCGCCACCATCGAGGAACTCGGCGGGGAGCCGGTGCCGGAGTGTACCTACGACTTCGGCTACAGCACCTTTCACGAGTTCCTGGACACCGCCGCACTGCTGGAAAATACCGGCGTGAAGGCGTACAACGGTGCGCTCGCGATGATCGAGGACCCCGCCCTGCAGACCACCGGTGCGACCATCGCCACGGTGGAGGGGCGACACGCGTCGTACCTCAACCTGCTCACCGGCGAGGTCCCGTTCCCGGCGGCGTTCGACGAGGCGGCCCCGATGGAGGACATCCTCGAGGCGGCGGGCGGATTCATCACCGAGTGTCCCGACGGCATGGAGATGGACGACTCCTCGAACGGCGACGACGACCACTGA
- a CDS encoding ArsR/SmtB family transcription factor, with translation MEAVLWYVFTGTRGGENRARILRALDERPRNANQLAEDLDLDYKTIRHHLDVLRDNEIVENSGDDYGTVYLPSDKVRRHWDTVETILEKVE, from the coding sequence ATGGAGGCCGTTCTGTGGTACGTGTTCACTGGCACCCGCGGTGGGGAGAACCGTGCCCGTATTCTGCGCGCTCTCGACGAACGACCGCGGAACGCCAACCAGCTCGCGGAGGATCTCGACCTGGACTACAAGACGATCCGTCACCACCTCGACGTTCTGAGGGACAACGAGATCGTCGAGAACAGCGGCGACGACTACGGAACCGTCTACCTGCCGTCCGATAAGGTCCGACGCCACTGGGACACGGTCGAAACGATCCTGGAGAAGGTGGAGTGA
- a CDS encoding transcription initiation factor IIB has product MSDSNIRTTTSQTETERADEQEREQEAVDACPECAGSLRQDSAQGETVCEDCGLVVEEDSIDHGPEWRAFNSQDRDQKSRVGAPTTKMMHDEGLSTNIGWQNKDAYGNSLSSRQRHKMKRLRTWNERFRTRDSQERNLKQALGEIDRMASALGLPKNVRETASVIYRRALEENLLPGRSIEGVATASLYAAARQAGTPRSLDEIATVSRVEKMELTRTYRYVVRELGLEVKPADPESYVPRFASELDLSDEVERQARRLLDDARTSGIHSGKSPVGLAAAAMYAASLLTNEKVTQTEVGTVANVSEVTIRNRYKELLEASGTSAAMA; this is encoded by the coding sequence ATGAGCGACTCAAACATACGCACGACCACTAGCCAGACGGAAACCGAGCGCGCCGACGAACAGGAGCGAGAGCAGGAAGCCGTCGACGCCTGTCCCGAGTGCGCCGGCTCGCTCCGGCAGGACTCCGCACAGGGCGAGACCGTCTGCGAGGACTGCGGCCTCGTCGTCGAGGAGGACTCGATCGACCACGGCCCCGAGTGGCGGGCGTTCAACTCCCAGGACCGTGACCAGAAGTCGCGAGTGGGCGCGCCGACGACGAAGATGATGCACGACGAGGGGCTGTCGACCAACATCGGCTGGCAGAACAAGGACGCGTACGGCAACTCGCTGTCCTCGCGCCAGCGCCACAAGATGAAGCGCCTCCGCACGTGGAACGAGCGCTTCCGTACCCGCGACTCCCAGGAGCGCAACCTGAAGCAGGCGCTCGGCGAGATCGACCGGATGGCGTCCGCGCTCGGCCTCCCCAAGAACGTCCGGGAGACCGCCAGCGTCATCTACCGCCGCGCGCTGGAGGAGAACCTCCTGCCCGGCCGGTCCATCGAGGGCGTCGCGACCGCTTCGCTGTACGCCGCGGCCCGTCAGGCCGGCACCCCCCGGAGCCTCGACGAGATCGCGACCGTCAGCCGCGTCGAGAAGATGGAACTCACCCGCACCTACCGCTACGTTGTCCGCGAACTGGGCCTCGAAGTCAAGCCCGCCGACCCCGAGAGCTACGTCCCGCGGTTCGCCAGCGAACTCGACCTCTCCGACGAGGTCGAGCGCCAGGCCCGCCGCCTGCTCGACGACGCTCGAACCAGCGGCATCCACAGCGGGAAAAGCCCCGTCGGTCTCGCCGCCGCCGCGATGTACGCCGCCTCCCTGCTCACCAACGAGAAGGTGACACAGACCGAGGTCGGCACGGTCGCCAACGTCAGCGAGGTCACCATCCGCAACCGCTACAAAGAGCTTCTCGAAGCGTCCGGCACGTCGGCCGCGATGGCCTGA
- a CDS encoding DUF7836 family putative zinc-binding protein — MEEAFVRLVCPECTKDWESSPSKLPQYDDMFHCPNCHATRRTAEFTRTDRDLETLKSLQ, encoded by the coding sequence ATGGAGGAAGCGTTCGTCCGACTTGTTTGTCCCGAGTGTACCAAAGACTGGGAGTCCTCACCGAGTAAACTGCCGCAGTACGACGACATGTTCCACTGTCCGAACTGTCACGCCACGCGCCGCACCGCGGAGTTTACGCGGACGGACCGGGACCTGGAGACGCTGAAGTCGCTCCAGTAA
- a CDS encoding translation initiation factor IF-2 subunit beta — protein sequence MDYDEQLDRAIEETPEIEGTSDRFDVPDPEVRQEGKASVYENFQDTVDRLGRDEDHVMKYLQNELGTSGHIDESGRARLTGEFDEDRIAEALDEYTEEYVLCDECGLPDTQIEREQGVQVLRCEACGARSATSS from the coding sequence ATGGACTACGACGAGCAACTGGATCGCGCGATCGAGGAGACGCCGGAGATAGAGGGGACCAGCGACCGCTTCGACGTCCCGGATCCGGAGGTTCGGCAGGAGGGGAAAGCGAGCGTCTACGAGAACTTTCAGGACACCGTCGACAGGCTCGGCCGGGACGAGGATCACGTCATGAAGTATCTACAGAACGAGCTCGGGACGAGCGGCCACATCGACGAGAGCGGCCGCGCTCGCCTGACCGGCGAGTTCGACGAGGACCGCATCGCCGAAGCGCTCGACGAGTACACCGAGGAGTACGTGCTCTGTGACGAGTGCGGCCTCCCCGACACGCAGATCGAACGGGAGCAGGGCGTGCAGGTACTTCGCTGCGAGGCCTGCGGCGCTCGCTCGGCGACGAGTTCGTGA
- a CDS encoding UPF0058 family protein: MKKQELIHLHGLLAEVSNHYEERNGTPVDLEEYESLGVRPTSIHKSKTDHKAAVFALATGITSEMEGEESETVPATAD; this comes from the coding sequence ATGAAAAAGCAGGAGCTTATCCACCTTCACGGCCTGCTTGCAGAGGTATCCAACCACTACGAGGAGCGAAACGGAACGCCCGTTGACCTCGAAGAATACGAATCGCTGGGCGTCCGACCGACATCGATCCACAAGTCCAAGACCGACCACAAGGCTGCCGTCTTCGCGCTGGCGACCGGTATCACCTCCGAGATGGAGGGCGAAGAGTCCGAGACGGTCCCCGCGACCGCCGACTGA
- a CDS encoding DUF555 domain-containing protein — MNCRVVVEAAVPVYDVETPDEAVRIAISKTGEMLNPDLNYVEINMGERDCPHCGEELEPAFIAADESLVALELEMTVFNVEREEHASRIARKEIGQRLENIPLEVVEVEVVEEDDGESSEADGDSDDALDEESSGSDGDDDEVLPEFEDLIE, encoded by the coding sequence ATGAACTGCAGAGTTGTCGTAGAGGCCGCGGTGCCGGTGTACGACGTTGAGACCCCGGACGAGGCGGTGCGGATCGCCATCTCGAAGACCGGCGAGATGCTGAATCCGGACCTCAACTACGTCGAGATCAACATGGGGGAGCGGGACTGCCCGCACTGCGGCGAGGAGCTCGAACCGGCGTTCATCGCCGCCGACGAGAGCCTCGTCGCGCTGGAACTGGAGATGACCGTCTTCAACGTCGAGCGCGAGGAGCACGCCTCGCGGATCGCCCGCAAGGAGATCGGGCAGCGCCTGGAGAACATCCCGCTCGAAGTGGTCGAGGTCGAGGTCGTCGAGGAGGACGACGGGGAATCGTCCGAGGCCGACGGCGATTCCGACGACGCCCTCGACGAGGAGTCGTCCGGCTCCGACGGGGACGACGACGAGGTCCTCCCCGAGTTCGAGGACCTGATCGAGTAA
- a CDS encoding DNA-3-methyladenine glycosylase family protein produces the protein METGVIDASALPGGLDLQATVESGQSYLWRREDGRMYETERAFGGSAWYHTVVDGEVIRTRQVDGRLEWEATTDAEPYLFDLLRLDDDLDAIVAAAPDDELIREAYDAYRGMRLVRDPPFGCLISFICSAQMRVSRIHSMVTALAEAYGDPVEFDGVTYRAFPTPEQLAEATEAELRDLGLGYRAPYVVRTAEMVADGEAHPADARELPYEEARDYVTQFVGVGDKVADCVLLFSLDFFEAVPLDTWIRTSIEDYFPDCDRGNYADTSRAIRERFGSDYAGYVQTYVFHYLRSA, from the coding sequence ATGGAAACGGGCGTCATCGACGCGAGCGCGCTGCCCGGTGGGCTGGATCTCCAGGCGACCGTCGAGAGCGGCCAGTCGTATCTCTGGCGGCGCGAGGACGGGCGGATGTACGAGACGGAGCGCGCCTTCGGCGGGTCGGCGTGGTACCACACCGTCGTCGACGGCGAGGTGATACGGACGCGGCAGGTCGACGGGCGGCTGGAGTGGGAGGCGACGACGGACGCGGAGCCGTACCTGTTCGACCTCCTCCGCCTCGACGACGACCTCGACGCCATCGTCGCGGCCGCGCCGGACGACGAGCTGATCCGCGAGGCGTACGACGCCTACCGCGGGATGCGACTGGTCCGGGACCCGCCGTTCGGCTGTCTGATCTCCTTCATCTGCTCGGCGCAGATGCGCGTCTCGCGCATCCACTCGATGGTGACGGCGCTCGCGGAAGCCTACGGCGACCCCGTCGAGTTCGACGGCGTGACCTACCGCGCGTTCCCGACGCCCGAGCAACTCGCCGAAGCGACGGAGGCAGAACTGCGCGACCTCGGCCTCGGCTACCGCGCGCCGTACGTCGTGCGGACCGCCGAGATGGTCGCTGACGGCGAGGCCCACCCCGCCGACGCCCGCGAGCTACCGTACGAGGAGGCCCGCGACTACGTGACGCAGTTCGTCGGCGTCGGCGACAAGGTGGCGGACTGCGTCCTCCTGTTCTCGCTCGACTTCTTCGAAGCGGTCCCGCTCGACACATGGATCCGGACCTCCATCGAGGACTACTTCCCCGACTGCGACCGCGGCAACTACGCCGATACCTCGCGGGCGATCCGCGAGCGCTTCGGGAGCGACTACGCCGGGTACGTCCAGACGTACGTCTTCCACTACCTGCGGAGCGCCTGA
- a CDS encoding acylphosphatase, with protein sequence MSDRSRAHVFVSGRVQGVYFRGTTRDTAEEEGVDGWVRNLQDGRVEAAFEGSEDAVESMVEFCHEGSPMAEVEDVEVEYEEPQGEEGFRIRR encoded by the coding sequence ATGAGCGACCGCAGTCGCGCACACGTGTTCGTCTCCGGCCGCGTGCAGGGCGTCTACTTCCGCGGGACCACGAGGGACACCGCCGAGGAGGAGGGCGTCGACGGCTGGGTCCGGAACCTGCAGGACGGCCGCGTCGAGGCCGCCTTCGAGGGGTCGGAGGACGCCGTCGAGTCGATGGTGGAGTTCTGCCACGAGGGCAGCCCGATGGCGGAGGTCGAGGACGTCGAGGTGGAGTACGAGGAGCCGCAGGGCGAGGAGGGCTTTCGCATCCGTCGGTGA
- a CDS encoding formate/nitrite transporter family protein: MTVAPDPSEIFDRAAEEGERRLDQSTLELVSTGVIAGFTIVFGHLALGIVEGVVHPEFGEVAHVAGALAFGVGMVFLVVGRAELFNDNFFDPIATAVERDDGVRSTTGPILRLWTLTFAFNLVGGVPFVLLLSVEGALPASAAEVLSTTAEEIIHRRPPAEFAKAFAGGALVSLMSFMLNAVDSVGSRIWVAYVVGVLLALGPFDHVIVTVLHVCFGIFFGAPVGLTALAVTTATVTAGNLAGGLGLVTLTHVAQAKGANESDD; this comes from the coding sequence GTGACCGTTGCCCCCGATCCGTCCGAGATCTTCGACCGCGCGGCGGAGGAAGGCGAACGACGCCTCGACCAGTCGACCCTCGAACTCGTCTCGACGGGCGTCATCGCGGGGTTCACGATCGTCTTCGGCCACCTCGCGCTGGGCATCGTCGAGGGCGTAGTCCACCCCGAGTTCGGCGAGGTCGCTCACGTCGCCGGCGCGCTCGCGTTCGGCGTCGGCATGGTGTTTCTCGTCGTCGGTCGAGCGGAACTGTTCAACGACAACTTCTTCGATCCGATCGCGACGGCGGTCGAGAGAGACGACGGAGTCCGATCGACGACGGGGCCGATCCTCCGTCTGTGGACGCTCACCTTCGCGTTCAATCTCGTCGGCGGAGTCCCGTTCGTGCTCCTGCTGTCGGTCGAGGGTGCGCTCCCGGCTTCGGCGGCGGAGGTGCTCTCCACGACGGCGGAGGAGATCATCCACCGGCGACCACCGGCCGAGTTCGCCAAAGCGTTCGCGGGCGGCGCGCTCGTGTCGCTGATGTCGTTCATGCTGAACGCCGTCGACAGCGTCGGGAGCCGGATCTGGGTCGCCTACGTAGTCGGCGTCCTGCTGGCGCTCGGCCCGTTCGACCACGTGATCGTCACCGTCCTCCACGTCTGCTTCGGCATCTTCTTCGGCGCGCCGGTCGGCTTGACCGCGCTGGCCGTCACGACCGCGACCGTCACGGCCGGAAACCTCGCGGGAGGGCTCGGGCTCGTCACGCTCACCCACGTCGCACAGGCGAAGGGGGCGAACGAGTCAGACGACTGA
- a CDS encoding RNase P subunit p30 family protein — MYEAVHAHPDGDSTVARHARTAGEYGFEGVVVRNHGDARADYDAERIADEYGVDVVEGLEVRADDPEQASGYVGNYRRQVTLLALHGGTAALNRFAVEHPRVDVLAHPMAGNGDFNHVLAKAARDNGVRVEFDLSPVLRATGGERVQALGDLRKLREVVEHYDAPYVVSADPFSHLQLRAPRELVALGEVVGFSREQVAEGLREWGRLAERNRERQSESFIEPGVERGKYEEDD; from the coding sequence ATGTACGAGGCGGTTCACGCCCACCCCGACGGCGACAGCACCGTCGCTCGCCACGCCCGCACGGCCGGCGAGTACGGCTTCGAGGGGGTGGTCGTTCGCAACCACGGCGACGCCCGCGCCGACTACGACGCCGAGCGTATCGCCGACGAGTACGGCGTCGACGTCGTCGAGGGGCTGGAGGTCCGCGCCGACGACCCCGAGCAGGCGAGCGGCTACGTCGGCAACTACCGCCGGCAGGTGACGCTGCTCGCGCTCCACGGCGGGACCGCGGCGCTGAACCGCTTCGCCGTCGAGCACCCCCGGGTCGACGTGCTGGCCCACCCGATGGCGGGCAACGGCGACTTCAACCACGTGCTGGCGAAGGCCGCCCGCGACAACGGCGTCCGCGTCGAGTTCGACCTCTCGCCGGTCCTCCGCGCGACCGGCGGCGAGCGCGTGCAGGCGCTCGGCGACCTCCGGAAGCTCCGGGAGGTCGTCGAGCACTACGACGCGCCGTACGTCGTCAGCGCCGACCCGTTCTCGCACCTCCAGCTCCGCGCGCCGCGGGAACTGGTCGCCCTCGGTGAGGTGGTCGGGTTCTCCCGCGAGCAGGTCGCCGAGGGCCTCCGCGAGTGGGGCCGCCTCGCCGAGCGCAACCGGGAGCGCCAGTCCGAGTCGTTCATTGAGCCCGGGGTCGAACGGGGCAAGTATGAAGAAGACGATTGA
- a CDS encoding class I SAM-dependent methyltransferase has protein sequence MKKTIDEHAERFSEKAEEYDESESQEYRACADLVVEHAAPDADDTVLDLGCGTGAIALALAPDADRVIGRDISEGMLEQAERKAADRGLDNAEFGEGRFREPDAPTDVDVVTTNFAMHHLSDAEKREAIDEIAALDPDRFVLGDVMFFGEPDPDAPFYSPEVDDPATVGVLSDALTDAGFALTAVEMVHEQVGVLAAERVPDSAAVDGADVPSADE, from the coding sequence ATGAAGAAGACGATTGACGAGCACGCCGAGCGCTTCAGCGAGAAGGCCGAGGAGTACGACGAGAGCGAGTCGCAGGAGTACCGCGCCTGCGCCGACCTCGTGGTCGAACACGCGGCGCCGGACGCCGACGATACGGTCCTCGACCTGGGCTGTGGCACCGGCGCTATCGCGCTGGCGCTGGCCCCCGACGCCGACCGCGTGATCGGCCGCGACATCAGCGAGGGGATGCTGGAGCAGGCCGAGCGGAAGGCCGCGGACCGGGGCCTCGACAACGCCGAGTTCGGCGAGGGCCGATTCAGAGAGCCGGACGCGCCCACCGACGTCGACGTCGTCACCACGAACTTCGCCATGCACCACCTGAGCGACGCCGAGAAGCGGGAGGCGATCGACGAGATCGCCGCCCTCGACCCCGACCGGTTCGTCCTCGGCGACGTGATGTTCTTCGGCGAACCCGACCCCGACGCCCCGTTCTACAGCCCCGAGGTCGACGACCCAGCGACGGTCGGCGTTCTCTCCGACGCCCTGACCGACGCCGGGTTCGCGCTGACGGCCGTCGAGATGGTCCACGAGCAGGTGGGCGTGCTCGCGGCGGAGCGGGTCCCCGATTCCGCCGCGGTCGACGGCGCGGACGTCCCGAGCGCCGACGAATGA
- a CDS encoding Rpp14/Pop5 family protein, translating to MKHLPKHLRPRWRYLAVGIEAWPDAGIDRGDFQRELWYAAQNLLGDAGSADADLTVLGFDFSDGVGETVVRVRHGHVDPARAALACVDEVNGHPVGVAVRGQSGTIRGCEEKYLGRRGEPSTERKVVFENEERSAVVRSDAYDVRTDAAFAGATELDFE from the coding sequence ATGAAGCACCTCCCGAAGCACCTGCGCCCGCGGTGGCGCTACCTCGCCGTCGGGATCGAGGCCTGGCCGGACGCCGGCATCGACCGCGGCGACTTCCAGCGCGAGCTCTGGTACGCCGCCCAGAACCTGCTTGGCGACGCCGGCAGCGCCGACGCCGACCTCACCGTGCTCGGCTTCGACTTCTCCGACGGCGTCGGGGAGACCGTCGTCCGCGTCCGCCACGGCCACGTCGACCCGGCGCGGGCGGCGCTCGCCTGCGTCGACGAGGTGAACGGCCACCCCGTCGGCGTCGCCGTCAGGGGCCAGAGCGGCACCATCCGAGGCTGTGAAGAAAAGTATTTAGGACGGCGTGGGGAACCATCCACGGAGAGAAAGGTCGTGTTCGAGAACGAGGAGCGGTCCGCAGTCGTGCGATCCGACGCGTACGACGTCCGGACCGACGCTGCGTTCGCGGGCGCGACGGAACTCGATTTCGAGTGA
- the psmA gene encoding archaeal proteasome endopeptidase complex subunit alpha, with protein MQGQAQQQAYDRGITIFSPDGRLYQVEYAREAVKRGTASIGVRTADGVVLAVDKRIRSPLLEGTSVEKLHKADDHVGIASAGHVADARQLIDFARRRAQVNQLRYGEPIGVESLTKDVTDHIQQYTQVGGARPFGVALIIGGIENGEPRLFETDPSGTPYEWKALAVGADRGEIQDYLEENYEEGGDLDSGISLALEALASVNDGELSPQGLGMATVDAESESYIQLTDDEIEEYLTENDLLADEDATDDAADGGDADEE; from the coding sequence ATGCAGGGACAAGCCCAACAGCAGGCATACGACCGGGGGATCACCATCTTCTCCCCGGACGGTCGCCTCTATCAGGTCGAGTACGCTCGCGAGGCGGTCAAACGCGGCACGGCGAGCATCGGCGTCCGGACCGCGGACGGCGTCGTGCTCGCGGTCGACAAGCGCATCCGCTCGCCGTTGCTCGAAGGCACGAGCGTCGAGAAGCTACACAAGGCCGACGACCACGTCGGCATCGCGAGCGCCGGCCACGTGGCCGACGCCCGCCAGCTCATCGACTTCGCCCGCCGGCGCGCGCAGGTGAACCAGCTCCGCTACGGCGAGCCGATCGGCGTCGAGTCGCTGACGAAGGACGTCACCGACCACATCCAGCAGTACACGCAGGTCGGCGGCGCCCGCCCGTTCGGTGTCGCGCTCATCATCGGCGGCATCGAGAACGGCGAGCCCCGCCTGTTCGAGACCGACCCCAGCGGCACGCCGTACGAGTGGAAGGCGCTGGCCGTCGGTGCCGACCGCGGCGAGATACAGGACTACCTCGAGGAGAACTACGAGGAGGGCGGCGACCTGGACTCGGGCATCTCCCTCGCGCTCGAAGCCCTCGCCTCGGTCAACGACGGCGAGCTCTCGCCGCAGGGCCTCGGCATGGCGACGGTCGACGCCGAGTCCGAGAGCTACATCCAGCTCACCGACGACGAGATCGAGGAGTACCTGACCGAGAACGACCTGCTGGCGGACGAGGACGCGACCGACGACGCGGCCGACGGCGGCGACGCGGACGAGGAGTGA
- a CDS encoding ribosome assembly factor SBDS produces the protein MISLEDAVTARLESHGARFEVLVDPDAALEIKRDEFEGELEDVIAAEDVFENASRGDRPAENDLEDVFGTTDPLEIIPEVIKRGEIQITADQRREMQEKKHKQLVQRIARNAVNPQMDDAPHPPERIENALEEAGFTVDPMEPVENQVDEALDDLRPVIPIRFDEVTVAVNVPPDHAGSAQAQIRQYGDLEREEWQPDGSWIGVLTFPAGLQNDFYDTVNELTSGEAETQIVRDEDEISTR, from the coding sequence ATGATTTCGCTTGAGGACGCGGTGACGGCACGACTCGAATCCCACGGGGCGCGGTTCGAGGTGCTCGTCGACCCCGACGCCGCGCTGGAGATAAAGCGCGACGAGTTCGAGGGGGAGCTGGAGGACGTCATCGCCGCGGAGGACGTCTTCGAGAACGCGAGCCGGGGGGACCGTCCGGCCGAGAACGACCTCGAAGACGTGTTCGGGACGACCGACCCGCTGGAGATCATCCCGGAGGTCATCAAGCGCGGGGAGATCCAGATCACGGCCGACCAGCGCCGGGAGATGCAGGAGAAAAAGCACAAGCAGCTCGTCCAGCGCATCGCACGCAACGCCGTCAACCCTCAGATGGACGACGCGCCCCACCCGCCCGAGCGAATCGAGAACGCGCTGGAGGAAGCAGGGTTCACCGTCGACCCGATGGAGCCGGTCGAGAACCAGGTCGACGAGGCGCTCGACGACCTGCGGCCGGTCATCCCCATCCGGTTCGACGAGGTGACCGTCGCGGTCAACGTCCCGCCGGACCACGCCGGCAGCGCCCAGGCGCAGATCCGCCAGTACGGCGACCTCGAACGCGAGGAGTGGCAGCCCGACGGATCGTGGATCGGCGTGCTCACCTTCCCCGCCGGCCTGCAGAACGACTTCTACGACACCGTGAACGAGCTGACGAGCGGCGAGGCGGAGACCCAGATCGTCCGCGACGAGGACGAGATCAGCACGCGCTGA